A part of Sus scrofa isolate TJ Tabasco breed Duroc chromosome 15, Sscrofa11.1, whole genome shotgun sequence genomic DNA contains:
- the ADGRA2 gene encoding LOW QUALITY PROTEIN: adhesion G protein-coupled receptor A2 (The sequence of the model RefSeq protein was modified relative to this genomic sequence to represent the inferred CDS: inserted 1 base in 1 codon), producing MGTAGRRMRAAPARLLLQLLPWLLLLVPGTWGAPGCPVPIRSCKCSGERPKGLSGGSSNPARRRVVCGGGDLPEPPEPGLLPNSTVTLLLSNNKITGLRNGSFLGLSLLEKLDLRNNVISTVQPGAFLGLGELKRLDLSNNRIGCLSSETFQGIPKLLRLNISGNIFSRLQPGVFDELPALKVVDFGTEFLTCDCRLHWLLPWARNRSLQLSERTLCAYPSALRAQALGGLQEAQLRCEGALELHTHHLIPSLRQVVFQGDRLPFQCSASYLGNDTRIRWYHNQAPVEGDEQAGILLADSLIHDCTFITSELTVSHIGVWASGEWECSVSTVQGNASKKVEIVVLETSASYCPAERVANNRGDFRWPRTLAGITAYQSCLQYPFTSVPLSGGAPGTRASRRCDRAGRWEPGDYSHCLYTNDITRVLYTFVLMPINASNALTLAHQLRVYTAEAASFSDMMDVVYVAQMIQKFLGYVDQIKELVEVMVDMASNLMLVDEHLLWLAQREDKACSGIVGALERIGGAALSPHAQHISVNSRNVALEAYLIKPHSYVGXTCTAFQRREAGAPGARPEGPGQNPSPELEPLADQQLRFRCTTGRPNVSLSSFHIKNSVALASIQLPPSLFSSLPAALTPPVPPDCTLQLLVFRNGRLFRSHGNTSRPGAAGPGKRRGVATPVIFAGTSGCGVGNLTEPVAVSLRHWAEGAEPVAAWWSQEGPGGPGGWSSEGCQLRSSQPNVSSLHCQHLGNVAVLMELSTFPREVGGSGAGLHPVVYPCTALLLLCLFSTIITYILNHSSIHVSRKGWHMLLNLCFHMAMTSAVFAGGITLTNYQIVCQAVGITLHYSSLSTLLWMGVKARVLHKELTWRAPPPQEGDAAVPAPRPMLRFYLIAGGIPLIICGITAAVNIHNYRDHSPYCWLVWRPSLGAFYIPVALILLITWIYFLCAGLRLRGPLAQSPKGGTSRVPLEPGEELRGSTRLRSSGPLLSDSGSLLAAGSAGVATPGPPEDGDGLYSPGVQLGALVTTHFLYLAMWACGALTVSQRWLPRVVCSCLYGVAASALGLFVFTHHCARRRDVRASWRACCPPASASRASPRAAPAAAEDGSPMFGEGPASLKSSPSSSSGHAPPPGPCKLTNLQLAQSQACEAGSAVRGEGEPEPPGPRGALGPRHPNNLHHGRRGHKSRAKGHRAGEAGGKNRLRALRGGAAGAAELQSSESGSLHNSPSDSYPGSGRNSPGAGPRPEGEPMLTPSEGSDTSAAPLSEPGRPGQRRCSSRDNLKGGGAGALEKESKRRSYPLNTASLNGAPKGGKYDDITLTGTEAAGSGCMKTGLWKSETTV from the exons GGACCTGAGGAACAATGTCATCAGCACAGTACAGCCGGGCGCCTTCCTGGGTCTGGGGGAGCTGAAGCGCTT AGATCTCTCCAATAACCGGATTGGCTGTCTCTCCTCTGAGACCTTCCAGGGCATCCCCAAGCTCCTCCGGCT AAACATATCTGGAAACATCTTCTCCAGACTGCAGCCTGGAGTCTTTGATGAGCTGCCAGCCCTTAAGGTGGT GGACTTCGGCACAGAGTTCCTGACATGTGACTGCCGCCTGCACTGGCTGCTGCCCTGGGCCCGGAATCGCTCCCTGCAGCTGTCAGAGCGCACACTCTGCGCCTACCCCAGCGCCCTGCGAGCCCAGGCCCTGGGTGGCCTCCAGGAGGCCCAGCTGCGCTGCG AGGGGGCCCTGGAACTGCACACACACCACCTCATCCCGTCTCTCCGCCAAGTGGTCTTCCAGGGTGATCGGCTGCCCTTCCAGTGCTCAGCCAGTTACCTGGGCAACGACACCCGCATCCGCTGGTACCATAACCAGGCCCCTGTGGAGGGAGACGAGCAGGCCGGCATCCTCCTGGCTGACAGCCTCATCCACGACTGCACCTTCATCACCAG TGAGCTGACCGTGTCTCACATCGGCGTGTGGGCCTCAGGCGAATGGGAGTGCTCCGTGTCCACGGTCCAGGGAAACGCCAGCAAGAAGGTGGAGATCGTGGTGCTCGAGACCTCGGCCTCCTATTGCCCCGCTGAGCGCGTCGCCAACAACCGCGGAGACTTCAG GTGGCCTCGAACCCTGGCAGGCATCACAGCCTACCAGTCCTGCCTGCAGTACCCCTTCACCTCAGTGCCTCTGAGTGGGGGCGCTCCGGGCACCCGAGCCTCCCGCCGCTGTGACCGAGCCGGCCGCTGGGAGCCAGGGGACTACTCCCACTGCCTGTACACCAACGACATCACCCGGGTGCTCTACACCTTCGTGCTG ATGCCCATCAATGCCTCCAACGCGCTGACCCTGGCTCACCAGCTTCGAGTGTACACAGCTGAGGCCGCCAGCTTCTCTGATATGATGGATGTCGTCTACGTGGCTCAGATGATCCAGAAGTTTCTGGGTTACGTTGACCAGATCAAAGAG ctggtggaggtgatggtggacATGGCCAGTAACCTGATGCTGGTAGACGAGCACCTGCTATGGCTGGCCCAGCGCGAGGACAAGGCCTGCAGTGGCATCGTGGGTGCCCTGGAGCGCATCGGGGGGGCCGCCCTGAGCCCCCACGCCCAGCACATCTCCGTG AACTCGAGGAACGTGGCCTTGGAGGCCTATCTCATCAAGCCGCACAGCTACGTGG CTACCTGCACAGCCTtccagaggagggaggcaggggcgcCCGGTGCCCGGCCCGAGGGCCCTGGCCAAAATCCCTCACCTGAGCTGGAGCCCCTGGCCGACCAGCAACTCCGCTTCCGCTGTACCACCGGGAGGCCCAATGTTTCTCTGTCATCTTTCCACATCAAG AACAGCGTGGCCCTGGCCTCCATCCAGCTGCCGCCCAGTCTGTTCTCGTCCCTCCCGGCCGCCCTGACACCCCCAGTTCCCCCAGACTGCACCCTGCAGCTGCTTGTCTTCCGAAACGGCCGCCTCTtccgcagccacggcaacacttcCCGCCCCGGAGCCGCTGGACCTGGCAAGAGGCGTGGTGTGGCCACCCCTGTCATCTTTGCGGGGACCA GTGGCTGCGGCGTGGGAAACTTGACGGAACCAGTGGCCGTCTCGCTGCGGCACTGGGCTGAGggggctgagcctgtggcagcTTGGTGGAGCCAGGAGGGGCCAGGGGGGCCCGGGGGCTGGAGCTCCGAGGGCTGCCAGCTCCGCTCCAGCCAGCCCAACGTCAGCTCCTTGCACTGCCAGCACCTGGGCAATGTGGCTGTGCTCATG GAACTGAGTACCttccccagggaggtggggggctcaGGGGCAGGGCTGCACCCCGTCGTGTACCCCTGTACCGCCCTGCTGCTGCTCTGCCTCTTCTCCACCATCATCACCTACATCCTCAACCACAG CTCCATCCATGTGTCCCGGAAGGGCTGGCACATGCTGCTGAACCTGTGCTTCCACATGGCCATGACCTCCGCTGTCTTTGCCGGAGGCATCACACTCACCAACTACCAGATTGTCTGCCAGGCG GTGGGTATCACCCTGCACTACTCTTCACTGTCCACACTGCTCTGGATGGGTGTGAAGGCCCGTGTCCTCCACAAGGAGCTCACCTGGAGGGCACCCCCTCCACAAGAAGGGGACGCTGCCGTGCCTGCCCCACGACCCATGCTCCG GTTCTATTTGATCGCGGGAGGGATCCCACTCATTATCTGTGGCATCACCGCTGCTGTCAACATCCACAACTACAGGGACCACAGCCCCTA CTGCTGGCTGGTGTGGCGTCCAAGCCTAGGAGCCTTCTACATCCCGGTGGCTTTGATTCTGCTCATCACTTGGATCTATTTCCTGTGCGCAGGGCTGCGCTTACGGGGTCCTCTGGCCCAGAGCCCCAAGGGGGGAACCAGCAGGGTCCCCCTGGAGCCAGGGGAGGAGCTGAGGGGCTCCACCAGGCTCAGGAGCAGCGGCCCCCTCCTGAGCGACTCAGGTTCCCTACTGGCCGCTGGGAGCGCAGGAGTGGCGACGCCCGGGCCCCCGGAGGATGGTGACGGCCTCTATTCTCCGGGAGTCCAGTTGGGGGCGCTGGTGACCACTCATTTCCTGTACCTGGCCATGTGGGCCTGTGGGGCCCTGACCGTATCCCAGCGCTGGCTACCCCGGGTGGTGTGCAGTTGTCTGTACGGGGTGGCggcctctgccctgggcctctTCGTCTTCACCCACCACTGTGCCAGGCGCAGGGACGTCAGGGCCTCCTGGCGCGCCTGCTGTCCCCCTGCCTCGGCCTCTCGCGCCTCCCCGCgggccgctcccgccgccgcCGAAGACGGGTCCCCGATGTTCGGAGAAGGGCCCGCGTCCCTCAAGTCGTCCCCGAGCAGCAGCAGCGGCCACGCGCCACCCCCGGGCCCCTGCAAGCTCACCAACCTGCAGCTGGCGCAGAGCCAGGCGTGCGAGGCGGGCTCGGCGGTCCGCGGGGAGGGGGAGCCCGAGCCTCCGGGCCCCCGGGGGGCCCTCGGCCCGCGGCATCCCAACAACTTGCACCACGGTCGCCGGGGCCACAAGAGCCGGGCCAAGGGGCACCGCGCGGGGGAGGCCGGCGGCAAGAACCGGCTCAGGGCGCTGCGGGGGGGCGCAGCGGGAGCGGCTGAGCTGCAGTCCAGCGAGAGTGGCAGCCTGCACAACAGCCCGAGCGACAGCTACCCGGGCAGCGGCCGCAACAGCCCGGGCGCCGGACCCCGGCCCGAGGGCGAGCCCATGCTCACGCCGTCGGAAGGCAGCGACACCAGCGCCGCGCCCCTCTCCGAGCCCGGCCGGCCGGGCCAGCGCCGCTGCTCTAGCCGCGACAACCTCAAGGGCGGCGGGGCCGGCGCGCTGGAGAAGGAGAGCAAGCGCCGCTCGTACCCGCTCAACACAGCCAGCCTGAATGGCGCCCCGAAGGGCGGCAAATACGACGACATCACCTTGACCGGCACGGAGGCGGCCGGGAGCGGCTGTATGAAGACTGGCCTCTGGAAGAGCGAGACCACGGTCTAG